The following are encoded in a window of Bacillus sp. es.036 genomic DNA:
- the uvsE gene encoding UV DNA damage repair endonuclease UvsE: MDSLIERFLRGENELTIIQLGYVAMSTELVNSSPSQTMTYAQFQKIKNTEAAIRKLERIAKSNLENCLRLLKHNKGNDIHFFRLSSRLIPLANHEALEGWDYLTPLKNELKELGDYAKKEKMRIGFHPDHFVLLNSPKKEILQASVQMLTLHVRLLEGMGIDSTHRCVLHVGGGYDDKELSLERFIHNWMYTPKKIQETIILENDDTTFTLLDTLYLCEKLNVPMVFDYHHHMACHETKEWEKDWGRVVDTWKNSPLPVKMHISSPKNEQEFRSHADYVDVDWFFSFLNKVKGSTEQIDCMIEAKQKDAALFQLMEKIKKRDDIELIDASTFRIK, translated from the coding sequence ATGGACAGCCTAATAGAAAGATTTTTGAGAGGTGAGAACGAATTGACAATCATTCAACTTGGCTATGTCGCTATGAGTACAGAACTTGTAAACAGCTCTCCGTCTCAGACGATGACTTACGCGCAATTTCAGAAAATCAAAAACACAGAAGCCGCTATTCGAAAGCTTGAGCGGATCGCTAAATCAAACTTAGAAAATTGTCTCAGACTTTTAAAACATAATAAAGGGAATGACATTCACTTCTTTCGGTTAAGTTCTCGCTTAATTCCTCTTGCAAACCATGAGGCCCTGGAAGGATGGGATTATTTAACCCCGTTAAAAAATGAGTTAAAAGAATTGGGTGATTATGCAAAAAAAGAAAAAATGAGAATCGGTTTTCACCCAGATCATTTTGTGCTGCTTAATTCTCCTAAAAAAGAAATCTTACAAGCTTCTGTTCAAATGCTCACTTTGCACGTTCGTCTTCTTGAGGGGATGGGCATCGATTCGACCCATCGATGTGTCTTGCATGTGGGCGGTGGTTATGACGACAAAGAGCTGTCGCTTGAACGCTTTATCCATAATTGGATGTATACCCCAAAGAAAATACAAGAAACCATTATTTTAGAGAACGATGATACAACCTTCACACTTTTGGATACGCTCTATTTATGTGAGAAGTTAAATGTTCCAATGGTTTTTGACTATCACCACCATATGGCCTGTCATGAAACCAAAGAGTGGGAGAAGGATTGGGGGAGAGTGGTTGATACTTGGAAGAACTCGCCACTCCCTGTGAAAATGCATATTTCCTCACCCAAAAATGAGCAAGAATTTCGTAGTCATGCTGATTATGTAGACGTTGATTGGTTCTTTTCATTCTTGAACAAAGTAAAAGGGAGTACCGAACAAATTGATTGCATGATTGAAGCGAAGCAAAAGGATGCGGCATTATTTCAATTAATGGAGAAAATTAAGAAGCGAGATGATATCGAACTCATTGATGCGTCTACATTTAGAATAAAGTAA
- a CDS encoding nucleotidyltransferase domain-containing protein, producing the protein MKQEEAVRVITDHLKEEPLVKAVFLKGSMGRDEHDENSDIDLYCLVDEGDVEAFLKKRKSYLEAYRSLLFYDEIFIIAPQVIAVFDNLLHLDLFTVTAETLIEKDFCRVLYDPHRCLSHFNEQLTLSKQEFIDHVDDTAFFLFQYEKSRRRGNDIWSVHLLNQVMVHYSRVVLHHYHPERAQLGLKALHKTLEEVNLEKTNEIFQHMTTHEHEKAVRLIRNWLKEEEDWIQNQLQGKTYSSAFLKRMIELN; encoded by the coding sequence TTGAAACAGGAAGAAGCAGTAAGAGTCATAACAGATCATCTTAAAGAGGAACCACTCGTAAAAGCGGTGTTTCTTAAAGGATCAATGGGACGGGACGAGCATGATGAGAATTCAGATATTGATCTTTATTGCCTCGTTGATGAGGGAGATGTGGAGGCTTTCCTAAAGAAACGAAAAAGCTATTTAGAAGCCTATAGGAGTCTTCTTTTCTATGATGAAATCTTTATTATTGCGCCACAAGTGATTGCCGTGTTTGATAATTTGTTGCACCTTGATTTGTTTACAGTAACTGCTGAAACGTTAATTGAAAAAGATTTTTGCAGAGTACTTTACGATCCACATCGATGTCTAAGTCATTTTAACGAACAGTTAACCTTATCGAAACAAGAGTTTATTGATCATGTTGATGATACGGCATTCTTCTTATTTCAATATGAAAAGTCCAGAAGAAGAGGGAATGACATTTGGTCGGTTCACTTGTTGAATCAAGTCATGGTTCACTATTCACGAGTCGTTCTCCACCATTACCATCCTGAGAGAGCGCAGCTTGGATTAAAAGCGCTCCACAAAACACTTGAAGAAGTGAATCTTGAAAAAACGAATGAAATTTTTCAGCATATGACGACACACGAGCATGAAAAAGCAGTACGATTGATAAGAAATTGGCTCAAAGAAGAAGAGGACTGGATACAAAATCAGCTTCAAGGAAAAACGTACAGTAGTGCATTTCTTAAACGGATGATTGAATTAAATTAA
- a CDS encoding alpha/beta hydrolase has protein sequence MVGCLLIHGFTGAPYEVEPLAEYFRSHTNWVVSSPTLPGHGEQDSLRGITFQQWIDTAEYHLQHLLEQCDTVYVIGFSMGGVLAGYLATKYQVNKLVLLSAALQYIHPIQMVKDIGGMVTDLCRGQLFKNELFIRYSRKVRSTPFVASLEFRKLVQHLKPSFESVFTPTMILQGKLDGLVPYKTADAIYNLIGSEEKQVRVMENSKHLICHGADRNEVIDSVYRFLTSEFNENK, from the coding sequence ATGGTCGGTTGTTTGCTCATACATGGATTTACTGGTGCACCTTATGAAGTGGAGCCGCTGGCAGAATATTTTCGAAGTCATACAAATTGGGTCGTTTCATCTCCAACGCTTCCAGGGCATGGTGAACAAGATTCGCTTCGCGGTATTACTTTCCAGCAATGGATTGATACGGCTGAATATCATCTCCAACACTTACTAGAGCAATGCGATACCGTATACGTTATAGGTTTTTCTATGGGCGGCGTTCTAGCTGGTTATTTGGCGACAAAGTATCAAGTGAATAAGTTAGTTTTATTAAGCGCAGCGCTTCAATATATTCATCCCATTCAAATGGTTAAAGACATTGGAGGGATGGTAACGGACCTATGTAGAGGACAACTATTCAAAAACGAATTGTTTATTCGTTATAGTCGAAAGGTGAGAAGTACACCATTTGTTGCTTCGCTAGAATTTCGTAAGCTGGTGCAACATCTTAAGCCTTCGTTTGAATCTGTTTTCACTCCTACGATGATTCTTCAAGGAAAACTGGATGGTCTCGTTCCTTATAAAACGGCAGATGCGATATACAACCTCATCGGTTCAGAAGAGAAACAGGTTAGGGTGATGGAGAATTCAAAGCATCTTATCTGTCATGGGGCAGATCGTAATGAGGTAATTGATTCCGTTTATCGATTTTTAACAAGTGAATTTAATGAAAATAAATAA
- a CDS encoding NADPH:quinone oxidoreductase family protein — translation MDQFKALVVNKVEDDTNIAIQEFTKEDLPEGDVLIKVHYSSVNYKDGLAAHPKGNIVRNYPHVPGIDLAGVVAESDHPDWKEGDRVIVTSYELGVSHYGGFSEYARVKSDWIVPLPDGLSLKEAMVYGTAGFTAALSVYQIEQAGIKPDKGPILVTGATGGVGSMAVAILAKKGYEVVASTGKESEHSYLKKLGATTVVGREEVAPEGFKPIGKQKWAGVVDPVGGETLAAVLSNTMYGGAVAVSGLTGGPKVPTTVFPFILRGVNLLGIDSVYCPMEKRKEIWKKAADEYKPSEHLEAIQNEITLDELPDVLRNILNGKVRGRTIVAF, via the coding sequence ATGGATCAATTTAAAGCATTAGTTGTTAATAAAGTTGAGGATGATACAAATATAGCGATTCAGGAATTCACGAAGGAAGACCTACCTGAAGGTGATGTGTTGATCAAAGTCCATTATTCAAGCGTGAATTACAAAGATGGATTAGCAGCGCATCCAAAAGGTAATATCGTAAGAAACTACCCTCATGTGCCAGGGATTGATCTTGCAGGAGTTGTGGCTGAATCGGATCATCCAGATTGGAAAGAAGGAGACCGCGTCATCGTTACGAGCTATGAATTAGGCGTATCTCATTATGGCGGCTTTAGTGAATACGCAAGAGTAAAATCTGACTGGATTGTCCCGCTCCCCGATGGTTTATCTCTTAAAGAAGCAATGGTTTATGGAACAGCTGGCTTTACGGCCGCGCTATCTGTTTACCAAATTGAACAAGCAGGAATTAAGCCAGACAAAGGTCCTATCCTTGTAACGGGCGCTACCGGTGGAGTTGGGAGTATGGCCGTTGCGATTCTTGCCAAAAAGGGATATGAAGTTGTAGCCAGCACAGGGAAAGAATCTGAGCATAGCTATTTAAAAAAGTTAGGCGCAACTACGGTTGTTGGCAGGGAAGAAGTAGCTCCAGAAGGGTTTAAGCCAATTGGTAAGCAAAAGTGGGCTGGCGTAGTGGATCCAGTTGGTGGAGAAACGCTCGCAGCTGTACTAAGTAACACGATGTATGGCGGTGCTGTTGCGGTTAGTGGTCTTACAGGCGGACCCAAAGTTCCTACGACAGTATTTCCTTTTATTCTAAGAGGCGTTAATTTACTAGGAATTGATTCTGTGTACTGTCCGATGGAAAAGCGGAAAGAGATTTGGAAAAAAGCTGCTGATGAATACAAGCCTTCTGAGCATCTTGAAGCTATTCAAAATGAAATTACTCTTGATGAACTACCAGATGTATTACGCAACATTTTAAATGGAAAAGTTCGTGGCAGAACAATCGTCGCATTTTAA
- a CDS encoding DegV family protein: protein MATRIITDSSVDFPEELLNELNVTVVPLNLLFGDEEYKAGVDLDTPTFYQKLKKSKELPKSSAPSPQDFLTKFEETSPEDDILVVALSEALSSTYDNAVLAKKMFHEEHPDRNIEVINSKTASSGLGIIVYHAAEMARDGHSFNDIVEQAHEYTEDTLTMFLLDTLENVIKGGRLDRVRGTIASALNIKLLMKASDDDGSLEVLDKIRGNKRAVRQFIQKIGDYGHNLEDKVIAVAHSNCEDKAKALIEQIQERYPFKQVILSTMGPLIGTYAGEGGLLVAFKKN, encoded by the coding sequence ATGGCAACTCGAATCATTACTGACAGCAGTGTTGACTTCCCTGAAGAACTGCTCAATGAATTGAACGTAACGGTCGTTCCACTCAACCTTCTCTTTGGTGACGAAGAATACAAAGCTGGAGTAGATCTTGATACACCGACGTTCTATCAGAAACTAAAAAAATCAAAAGAACTTCCTAAGTCTTCTGCCCCATCACCCCAGGACTTTCTTACAAAATTTGAAGAAACTAGTCCGGAAGACGATATTCTTGTAGTAGCGCTTTCTGAAGCACTTAGTAGTACGTATGACAACGCTGTTCTAGCGAAAAAAATGTTTCATGAGGAACATCCTGATCGAAACATTGAAGTGATCAACTCTAAAACAGCTTCATCAGGTCTTGGGATTATTGTTTATCATGCGGCGGAGATGGCACGCGATGGTCATAGCTTTAATGACATTGTTGAACAAGCACATGAGTATACAGAAGATACGCTTACGATGTTTTTACTAGATACACTTGAGAACGTTATCAAGGGAGGACGCCTTGATCGAGTGAGGGGAACCATTGCTTCTGCCCTTAATATTAAGCTCCTTATGAAAGCAAGTGATGACGATGGCTCGCTTGAAGTCCTTGATAAAATTCGTGGGAATAAACGAGCTGTTCGTCAATTTATCCAGAAAATAGGAGACTATGGACATAATCTTGAAGATAAAGTGATTGCGGTCGCTCATAGTAACTGCGAAGACAAAGCGAAAGCTTTGATCGAACAAATTCAAGAACGCTATCCGTTTAAACAAGTCATTCTCTCTACAATGGGTCCGCTCATTGGAACATACGCTGGAGAAGGAGGGCTTCTAGTCGCCTTTAAAAAGAACTAG
- a CDS encoding tRNA-binding protein encodes MATFDDFMKLDIRVGEIIEVNDFKKAKKPAYQLKVDLGEEIGIKKSSAQIKDLYEVEDLIGKQVMAVVNFPPRQIADFMSEILVLGIYGEKGVVLIQPDQKVKNGDKLG; translated from the coding sequence ATGGCAACGTTTGATGATTTTATGAAGCTTGATATTCGAGTAGGCGAGATTATTGAAGTCAACGATTTTAAAAAGGCGAAAAAGCCAGCTTATCAACTAAAAGTTGATCTTGGTGAGGAAATTGGTATAAAGAAGTCCAGTGCACAAATCAAGGATCTTTATGAGGTTGAAGATTTAATTGGTAAACAAGTGATGGCGGTCGTAAACTTTCCTCCACGGCAAATTGCTGATTTTATGTCAGAAATACTGGTTCTTGGTATATATGGGGAAAAAGGTGTTGTTTTGATACAGCCTGATCAAAAAGTAAAGAATGGCGATAAGCTAGGATAA
- a CDS encoding TetR/AcrR family transcriptional regulator, with the protein MNRKAELKRQQIIKAAYQAVSDKGYEAVTLQDIADYANVSKGVPNYYFQNKEDVLAHLLAQITERIYEKEKEAVAKETSAESMLQAYINTVFVSAEENEKFYRVYLDFLAQATKNNRYREINERFYQNCASISKEILMQGAKEKTFVVNDFETAGRAIRTMIDGYMIQWMMTGDHSQHRAYKQACYQAITSYLS; encoded by the coding sequence ATGAACCGTAAAGCAGAGTTAAAACGGCAACAAATCATTAAAGCAGCTTATCAAGCCGTTTCTGATAAAGGTTACGAAGCCGTGACACTACAAGATATTGCGGATTATGCCAATGTAAGTAAAGGCGTTCCGAATTATTATTTTCAAAACAAAGAAGATGTCCTTGCACATCTCCTCGCTCAAATTACGGAGCGAATTTATGAGAAAGAAAAAGAAGCGGTTGCAAAAGAAACATCTGCAGAAAGCATGCTTCAAGCTTATATAAATACTGTGTTTGTTAGTGCTGAAGAGAATGAGAAATTCTACCGTGTTTATTTAGATTTTCTAGCACAGGCTACAAAAAACAACCGGTATCGTGAAATTAACGAACGCTTTTACCAAAATTGTGCTTCAATCTCTAAGGAGATTTTAATGCAGGGAGCGAAGGAAAAGACCTTTGTCGTCAACGATTTCGAAACGGCTGGTCGAGCCATACGGACTATGATTGACGGATATATGATTCAATGGATGATGACCGGCGATCATTCACAACACCGGGCTTACAAACAGGCGTGTTATCAAGCCATTACCTCATACTTAAGCTAA
- a CDS encoding oxidoreductase encodes MKWEKLFEPIQLRRLTLPNRVMMGSMHLGMEGSKDQEDALISFYTERSGDNGPGLIVTGGISVSPEGDGGHHFLGFYREDDLRVMKRLTDSVHEANGRIAAQLFHAGRYAYSQMNGVPSVAPSPIKSPIHREVPEELTEIDILNLLESYAEAGRKAKAVGFDAVEIMGSEGYLINQFLSPRTNKRSDKWGGNFENRTRFAIEVLKSVRNAVGDDYPIIFRMSGLDLVPDSSTPEETIQLAKKLEEHEADILNIGIGWHESTIPTISMMVPRAGFIEPALKIKESVNIPVIGSNRINDPLLAEELLYKLDMISMARPFLADANLLAKAKGQALDQINTCIACNQACLDHAFEGKAVSCLVNPRAGREHKWTIKKADKTKTVVVIGGGVAGMEAARAHAELGHTVTLYEANESIGGQFNLARKIPIKKEFDETIRYYTTELNRLGVQINVNHKPNADDLIAHSPDLVVLATGVVPRLPVINGVKHAIPYPEILSGNREVGKKVIIIGAGGIGCDVSHFLIEKGIHDILLLRRNGKMGEGLGKTTKWAMLQDLKQNGVTFRTNLSYEEITPEGLKITNSETGEQEFLEADTIILAAGQESNIPEEYEDLSQRGIDIAVIGGARLAGELDAKRAIYEGAKIAFEPETISVQ; translated from the coding sequence ATGAAGTGGGAAAAATTATTTGAACCTATTCAATTAAGAAGACTGACCTTGCCGAACAGAGTGATGATGGGGTCGATGCACCTTGGAATGGAAGGAAGTAAGGATCAGGAGGATGCACTCATTTCCTTCTATACTGAACGGTCAGGTGATAACGGTCCAGGACTGATTGTTACTGGTGGCATTTCCGTTTCTCCCGAAGGAGATGGGGGACATCATTTTCTAGGATTCTACAGGGAAGATGATCTTAGAGTGATGAAACGACTAACAGATAGCGTCCATGAGGCAAACGGACGCATTGCTGCGCAACTTTTTCACGCTGGTCGATATGCCTATTCACAAATGAATGGCGTGCCATCCGTCGCCCCCTCTCCTATAAAATCGCCTATACACAGAGAGGTTCCAGAAGAATTAACTGAAATCGATATCCTTAATTTGCTTGAATCCTATGCAGAAGCAGGGAGAAAAGCGAAAGCTGTTGGCTTTGATGCCGTAGAAATTATGGGTTCTGAAGGGTATTTAATTAATCAATTCCTGTCACCGAGGACGAATAAGCGATCAGATAAGTGGGGAGGTAATTTTGAGAATCGCACCCGGTTTGCGATCGAAGTACTGAAATCTGTTCGAAACGCTGTTGGAGACGATTATCCTATTATTTTTCGAATGTCCGGTCTCGATCTTGTGCCTGATTCTTCAACGCCTGAAGAAACGATCCAACTTGCAAAGAAGTTAGAAGAGCATGAGGCTGATATTTTAAATATTGGTATTGGTTGGCACGAATCTACCATTCCGACAATTTCAATGATGGTGCCACGCGCTGGCTTCATTGAACCTGCTCTCAAAATCAAAGAATCCGTTAACATCCCGGTCATTGGTAGCAATCGGATTAATGATCCACTTCTAGCAGAAGAACTGCTTTATAAACTCGATATGATTTCGATGGCGAGACCATTCCTTGCTGATGCTAATTTACTAGCAAAAGCAAAAGGACAAGCTCTTGATCAAATCAATACTTGTATTGCTTGTAATCAGGCGTGTCTTGATCATGCCTTTGAAGGAAAAGCCGTCTCCTGCCTTGTTAACCCTCGTGCTGGAAGAGAACATAAATGGACGATAAAAAAAGCGGACAAAACAAAAACAGTTGTTGTGATCGGTGGCGGGGTCGCCGGAATGGAGGCAGCGAGAGCCCATGCTGAACTAGGCCATACGGTTACGCTTTACGAAGCGAACGAATCCATTGGCGGGCAGTTTAATCTTGCGAGAAAAATTCCAATAAAAAAAGAATTCGATGAGACCATTCGTTACTACACAACAGAGCTAAACCGATTAGGCGTTCAAATTAACGTTAATCATAAACCGAATGCCGACGACTTGATAGCCCACTCCCCTGATCTCGTCGTTCTTGCGACAGGTGTTGTTCCAAGGCTGCCTGTCATCAATGGGGTTAAACACGCCATTCCATATCCTGAAATTCTTTCTGGGAACCGCGAAGTTGGAAAAAAAGTCATTATTATTGGTGCAGGTGGAATTGGATGTGATGTCTCACACTTTCTGATTGAAAAAGGAATTCACGACATTCTTCTTCTGAGACGAAACGGAAAAATGGGAGAAGGGCTTGGAAAGACGACAAAATGGGCGATGCTGCAAGACTTGAAGCAAAATGGGGTTACGTTCAGAACCAACCTTTCATACGAAGAAATCACACCTGAAGGGTTAAAGATTACAAACAGCGAGACAGGTGAGCAGGAATTCCTAGAAGCTGACACCATCATCCTGGCTGCTGGCCAGGAGTCAAATATACCTGAGGAATATGAAGATCTATCACAAAGAGGGATCGATATAGCTGTGATTGGTGGTGCACGACTTGCTGGAGAGCTTGATGCTAAGCGAGCGATCTATGAAGGAGCAAAAATTGCTTTTGAACCTGAGACAATTTCTGTTCAGTAA
- a CDS encoding nucleotidyltransferase domain-containing protein: protein MRHVLITPLMIEKYAKRLVDRLKNPLLKGVVITGSFARGEAGPYSDLDIWCFYNEPLIKSPSLPELMGISLDMREVCLKDFRDVANGSKEYVAPCFEQLKIYGETPFVLPSRNEIKSGLMTLLLSIDSRIKQFVSPINSYELLNDLMYILRIERFFATSQYPLTLSELYSMQIEASDRFLVELYSAFLFGHNHQQRTEEEIRFAVQQFVQKRLSRNTLMERESD, encoded by the coding sequence ATGCGACATGTACTAATCACTCCACTAATGATTGAAAAATATGCAAAACGTCTTGTTGATCGATTGAAAAATCCATTGTTAAAGGGCGTTGTGATTACTGGAAGCTTTGCACGAGGAGAAGCGGGTCCATATTCCGATTTGGATATTTGGTGCTTTTATAACGAACCACTGATAAAATCACCTTCTTTGCCAGAATTAATGGGTATTTCTCTAGATATGAGAGAAGTATGTTTGAAAGATTTTAGAGATGTAGCTAATGGTTCGAAAGAATATGTAGCACCGTGTTTTGAGCAATTGAAGATTTACGGAGAGACACCATTTGTCCTACCTTCAAGAAATGAGATAAAGAGTGGTCTAATGACATTATTGCTCTCTATTGACAGTCGAATAAAACAGTTTGTTTCTCCAATCAACTCTTATGAATTACTAAACGATCTTATGTACATACTTCGCATTGAACGTTTTTTCGCCACTTCTCAATATCCATTAACACTTTCAGAACTCTATTCGATGCAAATAGAGGCGAGCGATCGCTTCCTTGTTGAGCTTTATTCGGCCTTTTTATTTGGTCATAATCATCAGCAACGAACGGAAGAAGAAATCAGATTTGCTGTGCAGCAATTTGTTCAGAAACGCTTAAGCAGGAATACGCTCATGGAACGAGAATCTGATTAA